From Fusobacteriaceae bacterium:
CATTGTTCCTTGACTTCCTTTTCGCAAAACCTTCTGACTTCCTTGATGAGTTCTTTGGATTCTTCCGATGTGATGATATAAGGCATTTGTTCCCTCCGTTTATGGTTTTATGGTTTGTTGTGCGTTTTTTACGGTGGCGGCGATGCTGCCCCGGGCCGGGCGTATGGTCAGATCTTCGCCGGGTCTGACGTCGGCGGCGTTTTTCACGAGCTTTCCGTCCCGGTCATAGACGAGACTGTATCCCCTTTCAAGGATATTCAGGGGGTTGAGCCCCGAGAGCTTGCTTTCTCGGTACATGAGGTCGCCGTAGCGTTCCCGGAACATCCGGGTCAGCTCCCTGTCCAGCTGTTTTTGCCGGTCTTTCAGGAGCCCCCCCTTTTCGGCGGGCATTTTGAGAAAATTTTTGAGCCGGTAGTCGTTCTGCCGCGTTTCGATCTCGTTTCTCAAGTAGTCGAGGTATTTCCGGTAAATGCTTCGGAGATATTTCCAGCGGTTGACGAGTTCAAAGCGTGTTTTGGTCTTTTCCGGTATGGCGATTTCCACGGCCTGGGTCGGCGTCGCCGCCCGGACGTCGGCCGTAAGGTCCGTAAGGAGCAGGTCGATCTCATGCCCCACCGCCGAGATAATGGGCTTTTTGCAGTTGTAGAAGGCCAGGGCCGTCTGTTTTTCATTGAAGGCCCAGAGGTCTTCGATGCTGCCGCCGCCCCTTCCCGCTATAATGAGGTCGATGTCGTCCAGGGCGTCCAGGACCGCTATGCCTCGGGCGATTTCCTCCGCCGCCCCCGCTCCCTGTACTTTGGCCGGATAAATGTAGATGCGGATTCTGTCGTCCCGTTTCCGCGTCGTCTGGATGATGTCGTGGACCGCCGCCCCGGTCAGGGCCGTGACAACGCCGATGGCCCGGGGATACTGGGGCAGAGATTTCTTGTGTTCGGCGTCAAAATAGCCCTTCTCGGCCATTTCCCGCTTCAGGCGCTCCAGCCGGGCAAAGAGGTCCCCGAGGGCGTTTTTTTTCTCGATGTGCCGGGCGAGGATCTGGAATTCCCCTTTGTTTTCGTAAAAGCCGACGTCGGCGAAAACTTTGACCGCGTCTCCCTCCCTGAGGTCTTCGGGGATCCGCTTGAGCTTGTATTGAAAGGCCGCGCACTTGATCTGGGCCTTGTCGTCCTTGAGGCTGAAATAGAGGTGTCCGCTCTTGTAGTAAGAAATGTTGGACATTTCCCCTTCGATAAAAAAATTGTGCAGGGCGTCGTTGTCCTCGAGATAATTTTTGACGCGTCTCGTGAGCTCCGAGACCGTATAAATCCTGTCTTCCATGGTCAGAAACTTTCGAGGGCGAGCACGCAGGCGACCGCTAATTTCGCCCGCTCAAAGAGCGTTTCGACGACGGCGTATTCCCGGTCCGAATGATTCCATTCACCCTTGACGCCCATCTGATCGACTGTCGGGACGCCGGCCCGGACCGAAAACGTCGAGTCCGATCCCCCGCCGGAAACAATGGGGTGGGGCTTCGGAAAGCCCAGTTCTTCCGAGACTTTGGCGACCAGGGCAAAGAGCCTGTCGTTTCCCGGGGTCCGTTCCATGGGGCCGATGCTGACATGACTTGTGTATTCGGTATGCGTTCCCTCCACATAAGTTTTTTTGGCGATGGCCAGGAGTTTTTCCTCCACTTCGGCGTAA
This genomic window contains:
- the xseA gene encoding exodeoxyribonuclease VII large subunit; amino-acid sequence: MEDRIYTVSELTRRVKNYLEDNDALHNFFIEGEMSNISYYKSGHLYFSLKDDKAQIKCAAFQYKLKRIPEDLREGDAVKVFADVGFYENKGEFQILARHIEKKNALGDLFARLERLKREMAEKGYFDAEHKKSLPQYPRAIGVVTALTGAAVHDIIQTTRKRDDRIRIYIYPAKVQGAGAAEEIARGIAVLDALDDIDLIIAGRGGGSIEDLWAFNEKQTALAFYNCKKPIISAVGHEIDLLLTDLTADVRAATPTQAVEIAIPEKTKTRFELVNRWKYLRSIYRKYLDYLRNEIETRQNDYRLKNFLKMPAEKGGLLKDRQKQLDRELTRMFRERYGDLMYRESKLSGLNPLNILERGYSLVYDRDGKLVKNAADVRPGEDLTIRPARGSIAATVKNAQQTIKP